The DNA region GCGACGAGGTGTTCGGGCCGGTGCTGGTGGTGTCGGTCGTCGACGGCACCGACGCCGCCCTCGCCGCCGTCAACGACTCGCGCTTCGGGTTGCAGGCTGGGGTGTTCACCCACGACCTGCATACCGCGTTCCGGGCGCACCGCAACCTCGAGGTGGGCGGCGTCGTCATCGGCGACGTGCCGTCGTTCCGGGCCGATCAGATGCCGTACGGCGGGGCCAAGGAGTCCGGGGTCGGCCGCGAGGGGGTCCGCGCGGCGATGGAGGACCTCAGCTACGAACGGGTCCTGGTCCTGACGGGGGTCGACCTCTAGAGCTACGACTCCGCGGTGAGCTGCCGGCGCATGTCGGCGAGCATCGCCTCGAAGAGCGACCCCGCGTCGGTCACCGCGAAGCCGAGGTGGCCGAAGACCTCGAGCGTCACCGCGCCGTACAGGCGGACCCAGCCGCCGAGATAGGCGGTCAGCGCGCCCAGCGGCAGGTCGACCGCGGTGCGGGCGGCGAAGGTGGCGAGCTCGCCCCGCAGCTGCTCCGGGATCGCCTCGTCGGGCGGGACGAGGAACGGCGCCTGCGCCCAGATCTCGACGAAGATGCCGAGGAAGACCCCGCCGAACGAGATGTCGACGCCCGGCTCCGCGTGGCCGGGCGGGCCCTCCTCGCCGACCGACGCGAACGTCAGCTGGAACTCCCGCGGGTGCGCCAGCGACCACCTGCGGAACTCGCGGCAGGCGGCCATCAGCCGCTCCACCGGGCGCTCGACCGGCTCGGAGTCACGCGCCGCCTCGAGCCGGCCGGTCAGCTCGTCGAGCAGATCGAGGCAGAGGGCGCCGACCAGCGCCTCGTGGCTGTCGAAGTAGCGGTAGAGCGCGGGGGCGGTCATGCCCATCTCGCGGGCGATCGCCCGCAGCGACAGCCCG from Actinomycetes bacterium includes:
- a CDS encoding TetR/AcrR family transcriptional regulator is translated as MTPALSRRDRVRAATVTEIKDTARRILVAEGSDGLSLRAIAREMGMTAPALYRYFDSHEALVGALCLDLLDELTGRLEAARDSEPVERPVERLMAACREFRRWSLAHPREFQLTFASVGEEGPPGHAEPGVDISFGGVFLGIFVEIWAQAPFLVPPDEAIPEQLRGELATFAARTAVDLPLGALTAYLGGWVRLYGAVTLEVFGHLGFAVTDAGSLFEAMLADMRRQLTAES